Proteins from a single region of Macaca thibetana thibetana isolate TM-01 chromosome 4, ASM2454274v1, whole genome shotgun sequence:
- the LOC126953539 gene encoding histone H2B type 1-C/E/F/G/I, which yields MPEPAKSAPAPKKGSKKAVTKAQKKDGKKRKRSRKESYSVYVYKVLKQVHPDTGISSKAMGIMNSFVNDIFERIAGEASRLAHYNKRSTITSREIQTAVRLLLPGELAKHAVSEGTKAVTKYTSSK from the coding sequence ATGCCTGAGCCAGCTAAGTCAGCTCCTGCTCCGAAGAAGGGCTCCAAGAAGGCTGTGACCAAGGCGCAAAAGAAGGATGGCAAGAAGCGCAAGCGCAGCCGTAAGGAGAGCTACTCCGTATACGTGTACAAGGTGCTGAAACAGGTTCACCCCGATACCGGCATCTCATCGAAAGCCATGGGCATCATGAATTCCTTTGTAAACGACATCTTCGAGCGCATCGCAGGCGAGGCTTCCCGCCTGGCGCACTACAACAAGCGctccaccatcacctccaggGAGATCCAGACGGCCGTGCGACTGCTGCTTCCTGGAGAGCTGGCCAAGCACGCAGTGTCCGAAGGTACTAAGGCTGTCACCAAGTATACAAGCTCCAAGTAA
- the LOC126953526 gene encoding histone H2A type 1-B — protein sequence MSGRGKQGGKARAKAKTRSSRAGLQFPVGRVHRLLRKGNYSERVGAGAPVYLAAVLEYLTAEILELAGNAARDNKKTRIIPRHLQLAIRNDEELNKLLGRVTIAQGGVLPNIQAVLLPKKTESHHKAKGK from the coding sequence ATGTCTGGACGTGGAAAGCAAGGCGGCAAAGCTCGGGCAAAGGCTAAAACGCGTTCTTCCAGGGCCGGGCTTCAGTTTCCAGTCGGCCGTGTCCACCGCCTCCTCCGCAAGGGCAACTATTCCGAACGAGTCGGGGCGGGCGCTCCCGTGTACCTGGCGGCGGTGCTGGAATATCTGACCGCTGAGATCTTGGAGCTAGCTGGCAACGCGGCTCGCGACAACAAGAAGACCCGCATCATCCCGCGCCACCTGCAGCTAGCCATCCGCAACGACGAGGAGCTAAATAAGCTTCTAGGTCGCGTGACCATTGCGCAGGGCGGTGTCCTGCCCAACATCCAGGCCGTGCTGCTGCCTAAGAAGACGGAGAGCCACCATAAGGCCAAGGGCAAGTGA